In Monodelphis domestica isolate mMonDom1 chromosome 4, mMonDom1.pri, whole genome shotgun sequence, one DNA window encodes the following:
- the TRPC2 gene encoding short transient receptor potential channel 2 isoform X1, with the protein MERGLGTMLDGNWLKVEQEPVIGKGNAGAEDGEQLVLAGGRAQPRAGSGCIRERWPQPNWNEIVNRKLRFPAPLLGAIQEGRLGLVQQLLEAAGTEASGGGGGGGPQRQLEEAEDRSWREALNLAIRLGHEAITDVLLAQVKFDFRQIHEALLVAVDTNQPTVVRRLLARLDREKGRKVDTKSFSLAFFDSSIDGSRFAPGVTPLTLACQKDLYEIAQLLMSQGHAIARPHPISCACLECGNARRYDLLKFSLSRINTYRGIASRAHLSLASEDAMLAAFQLSRELRRLARKEPEFKFVAHPICQQVLSSIWCGNLAGWRGSTTAWKLFVSFIIFLTMPFLCLGYWLAPKSKLGRLLKIPVLKFLIHSASYLWFLIFLLGESLVMETQLVTFKGRSQSVWENSLHMIWVAGFLWFECKEVWIEGLRSYFLDWWNFLDVVILSLYLAAFALRVLLAVLARLHCQDAPDGAACRYFTTAERKEWRTEDPQFVAEVLFAITSMLSFTRLAYILPAHESLGTLQISIGKMIDDMIRFMFILMIILTAFLCGLNNIYVPYQETERLGNFNETFQFLFWTMFGMEEHSVVDMPQFLVPEFVGRALYGIFTIVMVIVLLNMLIAMITNSFQKIEDDADVEWKFARSKLYLSFFREGLTLPVPFNILPSPKSFFYLLRRIFRFFCCCCCKTKGPAYPPIPTFANSGIGAGTGDGESGSYRVRVIKALVQRYIETARREFEESRRKDLGNRLTELTKTVSRLQGEVAGVRKTLAEGGPSRLPDGASILSRYITRVRNSFQNLGPTIPETPELRGREEETGFIVPEVIGTQIPEETGTQESRAPEAGTQDPDDLGRNEIQAFGGSYKISSAQVVIHRGFGERGDVPPEEGPVAGHDPPAPGAK; encoded by the exons ATGGAGAGAGGACTTGGGACCATGCTGGATGGGAACTGGTTGAAGGTAGAACAAGAACCAGTGATAGGAAA GGGCAACGCTGGGGCAGAGGATGGGGAGCAGCTGGTCCTGGCAGGGGGCAGGGCCCAGCCTAGGGCGGGGTCTGGGTGCATAAGAGAGCGATGG CCCCAGCCCAACTGGAACGAGATTGTGAACAGGAAACTCCGCTTTCCTGCCCCGCTGCTTGGTGCTATTCAGGAGGGTCGACTGGGCCTGGTCCAGCAGCTGCTGGAAGCTGCAGGGACTGAGgcaagtgggggtgggggaggtggggggccGCAACGCCAGCTGGAGGAGGCAGAGGATCGCTCTTGGAGAGAAGCCTTGAACCTGGCCATCCGGCTGGGCCACGAAGCCATCACTGATGTCCTGTTGGCCCAGGTCAAGTTTGATTTCCGGCAGATCCATGAGGCTCTTCTGGTGGCAGTGGACACAAACCAGCCCACAGTAGTGCGCCGCCTTCTGGCCAGGCTGGATCGTGAGAAAGGCCGCAAGGTGGACACTAAGTCCTTCTCTCTGGCCTTCTTTGACTCGTCCATTGATGGGTCCCGTTTTGCCCCTGGGGTTACACCGCTCACACTGGCCTGTCAGAAGGACTTGTATGAAATTGCCCAACTGCTCATGAGTCAGGGCCATGCCATCGCCCGTCCCCATCCCATCTCCTGTGCTTGTTTGGAGTGTGGCAATGCCCGCCGCTATGACCTGCTCAAGTTCTCCCTCTCTCGGATTAACACCTATCGGGGCATTGCCAGCCGTGCCCACCTCTCCCTGGCCAGCGAAGATGCCATGCTGGCTGCCTTCCAGCTCAGCCGAGAGCTCAGGCGTCTGGCCCGCAAGGAGCCCGAGTTCAAG TTTGTAGCTCACCCCATCTGCCAGCAGGTCCTCTCCTCCATCTGGTGTGGAAACCTGGCAGGCTGGAGGGGCAGCACCACAGCCTGGAAGCTGTTTGTCTCCTTCATCATTTTCCTCACCATGCCCTTCCTCTGCCTGGGCTACTGGCTAGCACCCAAGTCAAAG CTGGGTCGTCTGCTGAAGATCCCAGTGCTCAAATTTCTAATACACTCGGCCTCCTACTTATGGTTCCTCATCTTCCTGCTGGGAGAGTCACTGGTCATGGAGACTCAGCTAGTCACCTTCAAGGGTCGCAGTCAGAGTGTCTGGGAAAACTCACTGCACATGATCTGGGTTGCAG GCTTCCTGTGGTTCGAATGTAAGGAGGTGTGGATTGAGGGGCTGCGAAGCTACTTCCTGGACTGGTGGAACTTCCTGGACGTGGTCATCCTGTCCCTGTACCTGGCTGCCTTTGCCCTCCGAGTGCTCCTCGCCGTGTTAGCCAGGCTGCACTGCCAGGATGCCCCAGATGGTGCTGCCTGTCGCTACTTCACCACAGCTG AACGCAAGGAGTGGCGCACCGAAGACCCCCAGTTTGTGGCTGAAGTCCTGTTTGCCATCACCAGTATGCTGAGCTTCACCCGCTTGGCCTACATCCTACCTGCTCACGAGTCCCTGGGTACCCTGCAGATCTCTATTGGCAAGATGATTGATGATATGATCCG GTTCATGTTCATCCTTATGATCATCCTAACAGCCTTTCTTTGTGGCCTCAACAACATCTATGTGCCCTACCAGGAGACCGAGAGGCTGGGCAA CTTCAATGAAACATTCCAGTTTCTCTTCTGGACAATGTTTGGTATGGAGGAGCACAGTGTGGTGGACATGCCGCAGTTCCTAGTGCCTGAGTTTGTGGGACGTGCTCTCTATGGTATCTTCACCATTGTCATGGTCATCGTGCTACTCAACATGCTCATTGCCATGATCACCAACTCCTTCCAGAAGATCGAG GATGACGCTGATGTGGAATGGAAGTTTGCCCGCTCCAAGCTCTACCTATCCTTCTTTCGAGAGGGCCTGACACTGCCTGTTCCCTTCAATATCTTACCTTCACCCAAGTCCTTCTTCTATCTGCTCAG GAGAATCTTCCGATTtttttgttgctgctgctgcaagACCAAGGGGCCTGCCTATCCTCCCATCCCCACTTTT GCAAACTCTGGGATTGGGGCTGGGACTGGGGACGGTGAGAGTGGCTCCTATCGGGTCCGAGTCATCAAGGCCTTGGTGCAACGCTACATTGAGACTGCAAGGCGCGAGTTCGAAGAGAGCCGTCGGAAAG ACCTTGGCAACCGACTCACAGAGCTGACCAAGACCGTGTCCAGACTGCAGGGTGAGGTGGCTGGTGTACGGAAGACACTGGCTGAGGGCGGACCTTCCCGGCTCCCCGATGGTGCCAGCATCCTGAGCCGCTACATAACCCGTGTCCGAAATAGCTTCCAAAATCTCGGACCCACCATCCCCGAAACCCCTGAattgagaggaagagaggaagaaacaggaTTTATAGTGCCTGAGGTAATAGGGACACAGATACCCGAGGAAACGGGGACCCAGGAGTCCAGAGCCCCGGAAGCAGGAACCCAAGATCCTGACGATCTTGGCAGGAATGAGATCCAGGCATTTGGGGGTTCATACAAAATTTCTTCTGCCCAGGTGGTGATTCACAGGGggtttggggaaaggggagatgTGCCTCCAGAGGAAGGACCGGTGGCTGGGCATGATCCCCCAGCCCCAGGAGCTAAATAA
- the TRPC2 gene encoding short transient receptor potential channel 2 (The RefSeq protein has 1 substitution compared to this genomic sequence), which yields MDSLTPQPNWNEIVNRKLRFPAPLLGAIQEGRLGLVQQLLEAAGTEASGGGGGGGPQRQLEEAEDRSWREALNLAIRLGHEAITDVLLAQVKFDFRQIHEALLVAVDTNQPTVVRRLLARLDREKGRKVDTKSFSLAFFDSSIDGSRFAPGVTPLTLACQKDLYEIAQLLMSQGHAIARPHPISCACLECGNARRYDLLKFSLSRINTYRGIASRAHLSLASEDAMLAAFQLSRELRRLARKEPEFKFVAHPICQQVLSSIWCGNLAGWRGSTTAWKLFVSFIIFLTMPFLCLGYWLAPKSKLGRLLKIPVLKFLIHSASYLWFHIFLLGESLVMETQLVTFKGRSQSVWENSLHMIWVAGFLWFECKEVWIEGLRSYFLDWWNFLDVVILSLYLAAFALRVLLAVLARLHCQDAPDGAACRYFTTAERKEWRTEDPQFVAEVLFAITSMLSFTRLAYILPAHESLGTLQISIGKMIDDMIRFMFILMIILTAFLCGLNNIYVPYQETERLGNFNETFQFLFWTMFGMEEHSVVDMPQFLVPEFVGRALYGIFTIVMVIVLLNMLIAMITNSFQKIEDDADVEWKFARSKLYLSFFREGLTLPVPFNILPSPKSFFYLLRRIFRFFCCCCCKTKGPAYPPIPTFANSGIGAGTGDGESGSYRVRVIKALVQRYIETARREFEESRRKDLGNRLTELTKTVSRLQGEVAGVRKTLAEGGPSRLPDGASILSRYITRVRNSFQNLGPTIPETPELRGREEETGFIVPEVIGTQIPEETGTQESRAPEAGTQDPDDLGRNEIQAFGGSYKISSAQVVIHRGFGERGDVPPEEGPVAGHDPPAPGAK from the exons ATGGATTCCCTCACG CCCCAGCCCAACTGGAACGAGATTGTGAACAGGAAACTCCGCTTTCCTGCCCCGCTGCTTGGTGCTATTCAGGAGGGTCGACTGGGCCTGGTCCAGCAGCTGCTGGAAGCTGCAGGGACTGAGgcaagtgggggtgggggaggtggggggccGCAACGCCAGCTGGAGGAGGCAGAGGATCGCTCTTGGAGAGAAGCCTTGAACCTGGCCATCCGGCTGGGCCACGAAGCCATCACTGATGTCCTGTTGGCCCAGGTCAAGTTTGATTTCCGGCAGATCCATGAGGCTCTTCTGGTGGCAGTGGACACAAACCAGCCCACAGTAGTGCGCCGCCTTCTGGCCAGGCTGGATCGTGAGAAAGGCCGCAAGGTGGACACTAAGTCCTTCTCTCTGGCCTTCTTTGACTCGTCCATTGATGGGTCCCGTTTTGCCCCTGGGGTTACACCGCTCACACTGGCCTGTCAGAAGGACTTGTATGAAATTGCCCAACTGCTCATGAGTCAGGGCCATGCCATCGCCCGTCCCCATCCCATCTCCTGTGCTTGTTTGGAGTGTGGCAATGCCCGCCGCTATGACCTGCTCAAGTTCTCCCTCTCTCGGATTAACACCTATCGGGGCATTGCCAGCCGTGCCCACCTCTCCCTGGCCAGCGAAGATGCCATGCTGGCTGCCTTCCAGCTCAGCCGAGAGCTCAGGCGTCTGGCCCGCAAGGAGCCCGAGTTCAAG TTTGTAGCTCACCCCATCTGCCAGCAGGTCCTCTCCTCCATCTGGTGTGGAAACCTGGCAGGCTGGAGGGGCAGCACCACAGCCTGGAAGCTGTTTGTCTCCTTCATCATTTTCCTCACCATGCCCTTCCTCTGCCTGGGCTACTGGCTAGCACCCAAGTCAAAG CTGGGTCGTCTGCTGAAGATCCCAGTGCTCAAATTTCTAATACACTCGGCCTCCTACTTATGGTTCCTCATCTTCCTGCTGGGAGAGTCACTGGTCATGGAGACTCAGCTAGTCACCTTCAAGGGTCGCAGTCAGAGTGTCTGGGAAAACTCACTGCACATGATCTGGGTTGCAG GCTTCCTGTGGTTCGAATGTAAGGAGGTGTGGATTGAGGGGCTGCGAAGCTACTTCCTGGACTGGTGGAACTTCCTGGACGTGGTCATCCTGTCCCTGTACCTGGCTGCCTTTGCCCTCCGAGTGCTCCTCGCCGTGTTAGCCAGGCTGCACTGCCAGGATGCCCCAGATGGTGCTGCCTGTCGCTACTTCACCACAGCTG AACGCAAGGAGTGGCGCACCGAAGACCCCCAGTTTGTGGCTGAAGTCCTGTTTGCCATCACCAGTATGCTGAGCTTCACCCGCTTGGCCTACATCCTACCTGCTCACGAGTCCCTGGGTACCCTGCAGATCTCTATTGGCAAGATGATTGATGATATGATCCG GTTCATGTTCATCCTTATGATCATCCTAACAGCCTTTCTTTGTGGCCTCAACAACATCTATGTGCCCTACCAGGAGACCGAGAGGCTGGGCAA CTTCAATGAAACATTCCAGTTTCTCTTCTGGACAATGTTTGGTATGGAGGAGCACAGTGTGGTGGACATGCCGCAGTTCCTAGTGCCTGAGTTTGTGGGACGTGCTCTCTATGGTATCTTCACCATTGTCATGGTCATCGTGCTACTCAACATGCTCATTGCCATGATCACCAACTCCTTCCAGAAGATCGAG GATGACGCTGATGTGGAATGGAAGTTTGCCCGCTCCAAGCTCTACCTATCCTTCTTTCGAGAGGGCCTGACACTGCCTGTTCCCTTCAATATCTTACCTTCACCCAAGTCCTTCTTCTATCTGCTCAG GAGAATCTTCCGATTtttttgttgctgctgctgcaagACCAAGGGGCCTGCCTATCCTCCCATCCCCACTTTT GCAAACTCTGGGATTGGGGCTGGGACTGGGGACGGTGAGAGTGGCTCCTATCGGGTCCGAGTCATCAAGGCCTTGGTGCAACGCTACATTGAGACTGCAAGGCGCGAGTTCGAAGAGAGCCGTCGGAAAG ACCTTGGCAACCGACTCACAGAGCTGACCAAGACCGTGTCCAGACTGCAGGGTGAGGTGGCTGGTGTACGGAAGACACTGGCTGAGGGCGGACCTTCCCGGCTCCCCGATGGTGCCAGCATCCTGAGCCGCTACATAACCCGTGTCCGAAATAGCTTCCAAAATCTCGGACCCACCATCCCCGAAACCCCTGAattgagaggaagagaggaagaaacaggaTTTATAGTGCCTGAGGTAATAGGGACACAGATACCCGAGGAAACGGGGACCCAGGAGTCCAGAGCCCCGGAAGCAGGAACCCAAGATCCTGACGATCTTGGCAGGAATGAGATCCAGGCATTTGGGGGTTCATACAAAATTTCTTCTGCCCAGGTGGTGATTCACAGGGggtttggggaaaggggagatgTGCCTCCAGAGGAAGGACCGGTGGCTGGGCATGATCCCCCAGCCCCAGGAGCTAAATAA